From one Rhizobium lentis genomic stretch:
- a CDS encoding sigma-70 family RNA polymerase sigma factor, with protein MPGDEIKELIGRVALGDRKAFVALYNQTAPKLFAICLRILKDRTEAEEALQDVYISIWQRARSFQAATGSSTAWLAAIARNRSIDLMRARKPVADELDSAYDLADSEPDPESQTVTRDEGRRIDTCMEELEADRAVAVKRAYVEGLSYQELADQFDVPLNTMRTWLRRSLLKLRECMER; from the coding sequence ATGCCAGGCGATGAGATCAAGGAGCTGATCGGCCGGGTCGCGCTCGGCGATCGCAAGGCCTTCGTTGCCCTCTACAACCAGACTGCGCCGAAACTTTTCGCAATCTGCCTGCGTATCTTGAAGGACCGCACGGAAGCCGAGGAAGCCCTGCAGGACGTCTATATCAGCATCTGGCAGCGAGCCCGGAGCTTCCAGGCGGCCACGGGCTCGTCGACGGCATGGCTGGCCGCGATTGCACGCAACCGGTCGATCGATCTCATGCGCGCGCGCAAGCCCGTCGCCGACGAACTCGACAGCGCTTACGATCTTGCCGATTCCGAACCCGACCCGGAAAGTCAGACGGTGACCAGGGATGAAGGAAGGCGGATTGACACCTGCATGGAAGAGTTGGAAGCTGATCGTGCGGTCGCCGTGAAACGGGCTTATGTCGAAGGGCTGAGCTATCAGGAACTGGCGGATCAGTTTGATGTCCCGCTGAATACGATGCGGACCTGGCTCAGGCGCAGCCTCTTGAAACTGAGAGAGTGCATGGAACGATGA
- a CDS encoding alpha-hydroxy acid oxidase, with the protein MRLQDCHNFHDFRRMAKQRLPGPIFDYIDGAADDEVTYRRNTAAFEACDLVPDVLRGVAEVDMSVTVMGQKLAMPVYCSPTALQRLFHHQGERAVAAAAAKYGTMFGVSSLGTISLEEARQISAGPQVYQFYFHKDRGLNHEMMARAKNAGVQAMMLTVDSITGGNRERDKRTGFSIPFKLNLAGMTQFAIKPSWAIGWLTHEPFRLPQLENHVKMDGGALSISRYFTEMLDPSMSWNDVAEMVRAWGGQFCLKGIMSVEDAKRAVEIGCTGIVLSNHGGRQLDGSRSAFDQLAEIVDAVGDRIDVMMDGGVQRGTHVLKALSLGAKAVGLGRYYLFPLAAAGRPGVERALETMRTEIERDMKLMGCTSVDQLTRRNLRFRS; encoded by the coding sequence ATGCGCCTTCAGGACTGCCATAATTTTCATGATTTCCGGCGCATGGCCAAACAGCGTCTTCCCGGGCCGATCTTCGACTATATCGATGGCGCGGCCGATGACGAGGTGACCTATCGGCGCAATACGGCGGCCTTCGAGGCTTGTGACCTCGTGCCCGACGTTTTGCGCGGCGTGGCCGAGGTCGACATGTCGGTGACGGTCATGGGGCAGAAACTGGCAATGCCGGTCTATTGCTCGCCGACGGCGCTGCAGCGGCTTTTTCACCACCAGGGGGAGCGGGCGGTCGCGGCGGCGGCGGCGAAATACGGCACGATGTTCGGCGTGTCCTCACTCGGTACGATCAGCCTTGAGGAAGCGCGGCAGATCAGCGCCGGGCCGCAGGTCTATCAGTTCTATTTCCACAAGGATCGCGGCCTCAATCACGAGATGATGGCGCGGGCGAAAAATGCCGGCGTGCAGGCGATGATGCTGACGGTCGACAGCATCACCGGCGGCAATCGCGAGCGCGACAAACGCACGGGTTTTTCGATTCCCTTCAAGCTCAACCTCGCCGGAATGACGCAGTTCGCCATAAAGCCCTCCTGGGCGATCGGCTGGCTGACGCATGAGCCCTTCCGGCTGCCGCAGCTCGAAAACCACGTCAAGATGGATGGCGGCGCGCTGTCGATCAGCCGCTACTTCACCGAGATGCTCGACCCCTCCATGTCGTGGAACGATGTGGCGGAGATGGTGCGCGCCTGGGGCGGACAATTCTGCCTGAAGGGCATCATGTCGGTCGAAGACGCCAAGCGCGCCGTCGAGATCGGCTGCACCGGAATCGTGCTTTCCAACCATGGCGGACGCCAGCTCGACGGCTCGCGCAGCGCTTTCGACCAGCTCGCCGAGATCGTCGATGCCGTCGGCGACCGGATCGACGTCATGATGGATGGCGGCGTGCAGCGGGGAACCCATGTTCTGAAGGCCCTGTCGCTGGGGGCCAAGGCCGTCGGCCTCGGCCGCTACTATCTCTTCCCGCTCGCCGCTGCCGGACGGCCCGGCGTCGAACGGGCG
- a CDS encoding fasciclin domain-containing protein: MSKNLLRGFTLAAAMSAVAFAADAKNPKVGGAAMFETKNIVENAINSKDHTTLVAAVKAAGLVGTLESKGPFTVFAPTNEAFAALPKGTVDTLLKPENKATLTKVLTCHVVAADAMAKTVAKMIKDDGGEHDIKTVGGCVLKARESMGKITLTDENGGISHVTIADVKQSNGVIHVVDKVLLPKM, translated from the coding sequence ATGAGCAAGAACCTGTTGCGCGGCTTTACGCTCGCAGCCGCCATGTCAGCCGTCGCCTTCGCCGCTGATGCGAAGAACCCCAAGGTCGGCGGCGCAGCGATGTTCGAAACCAAGAACATCGTCGAAAATGCCATAAACTCCAAGGATCACACGACTTTGGTCGCCGCCGTCAAGGCTGCCGGCCTCGTCGGCACGCTCGAAAGCAAGGGGCCCTTTACGGTCTTTGCGCCGACCAACGAGGCTTTCGCAGCTCTGCCCAAGGGCACTGTCGATACGCTGCTGAAGCCGGAAAACAAGGCGACGCTGACCAAGGTTCTGACCTGCCACGTCGTGGCCGCCGATGCGATGGCCAAGACGGTTGCCAAGATGATCAAGGATGACGGCGGTGAGCACGACATCAAGACCGTCGGCGGCTGCGTGCTGAAAGCCAGGGAGAGCATGGGCAAGATCACGCTGACCGATGAAAACGGCGGCATCTCCCACGTGACGATCGCCGACGTCAAACAGTCGAACGGCGTCATCCACGTCGTCGACAAGGTGCTGTTGCCGAAGATGTAA
- the argB gene encoding acetylglutamate kinase, with protein sequence MNESESEIQARLLAKALPFMQRYENKTIVVKYGGHAMGNPELGKAFASDIALLKQSGVNPIVVHGGGPQIGAMLNKMGIESKFEGGLRVTDQKTVEIVEMVLAGSINKEIVALINQTGEWAIGLCGKDGNMVFAEKARKTIKDPDSNIERVLDLGFVGEVVEVDRTLLDLLARSEMIPVIAPVAPGRDGATYNINADTFAGAIAGALNATRLLFLTDVPGVLDKNGQLIKELSVAEAHALIADGTISGGMIPKVETCIDAIKAGVQGVVILNGKTAHSVLLEIFTEHGIGTLIVP encoded by the coding sequence ATGAACGAGTCCGAAAGCGAAATCCAGGCACGGCTTCTGGCCAAGGCGCTGCCCTTCATGCAGCGCTACGAGAACAAGACGATCGTCGTGAAATATGGCGGTCACGCCATGGGCAACCCCGAACTCGGCAAGGCCTTTGCCAGCGACATCGCGCTTCTGAAGCAGTCGGGCGTCAATCCCATCGTCGTTCATGGTGGCGGCCCGCAGATCGGCGCCATGCTCAACAAGATGGGCATCGAATCGAAATTCGAAGGCGGGCTTCGCGTCACCGACCAGAAGACGGTCGAGATTGTCGAGATGGTGCTCGCCGGCTCTATCAACAAAGAGATCGTCGCGCTGATCAACCAGACGGGCGAATGGGCGATCGGCCTTTGCGGCAAGGACGGCAACATGGTCTTCGCCGAAAAGGCGCGCAAGACCATCAAGGACCCCGATTCCAACATCGAGCGGGTGCTCGATCTCGGCTTCGTCGGCGAAGTGGTGGAGGTCGACCGCACACTGCTCGATCTGCTCGCCCGCTCCGAGATGATCCCGGTCATTGCGCCGGTGGCGCCGGGCCGCGACGGGGCGACCTACAATATCAACGCCGACACTTTCGCCGGCGCCATCGCCGGCGCGCTGAACGCCACCCGCCTGCTGTTCCTGACCGACGTGCCCGGCGTGCTCGACAAGAACGGCCAGCTGATCAAGGAGCTTTCCGTCGCCGAAGCGCATGCGCTGATCGCCGACGGCACGATCTCGGGCGGCATGATCCCGAAGGTCGAGACCTGCATCGATGCGATCAAGGCCGGCGTGCAGGGCGTCGTCATCCTGAACGGCAAGACCGCCCATTCCGTCCTGCTGGAGATCTTCACCGAGCACGGCATCGGAACGCTGATCGTTCCCTGA
- the yihA gene encoding ribosome biogenesis GTP-binding protein YihA/YsxC produces the protein MPETEKPLFGHPWIFIRGVPSLNFLPPEGPLEVAFAGRSNVGKSSLINALVGQKGLARTSNTPGRTQELNYFVPDGYSGEAADLPPMAIVDMPGYGYAQAPKEQVDKWTKLVFDYLRGRATLKRVYVLIDSRHGIKKNDEEVLTLLDKAAVSYQVVLTKTDKIKAPAVPKLLAETADKIRKRPAAYPAVLSTSSEKGDGLDELRQAIAETVGIASWK, from the coding sequence ATGCCCGAAACCGAAAAGCCGCTCTTCGGCCACCCCTGGATCTTCATCCGCGGCGTACCGTCGCTCAACTTCCTGCCGCCGGAAGGGCCGCTTGAGGTGGCCTTTGCCGGGCGGTCGAATGTCGGCAAATCGTCGCTGATCAACGCGCTGGTCGGGCAGAAGGGCCTCGCGCGCACATCGAATACGCCGGGACGCACGCAGGAACTCAATTATTTCGTTCCGGACGGCTATTCCGGCGAAGCGGCTGACCTGCCGCCGATGGCGATCGTCGACATGCCGGGCTACGGCTATGCGCAGGCGCCGAAGGAGCAGGTCGACAAATGGACCAAGCTCGTCTTCGATTACCTGCGCGGCCGCGCCACGCTGAAGCGCGTCTATGTGCTGATCGACAGCCGTCACGGCATCAAGAAGAATGACGAGGAGGTGCTGACCCTGCTCGACAAGGCGGCCGTCTCCTACCAGGTCGTCCTGACCAAGACCGACAAGATCAAGGCGCCCGCCGTGCCGAAGCTCCTGGCCGAGACGGCGGACAAGATCCGCAAGCGTCCGGCTGCCTATCCCGCCGTGCTGTCCACCTCGTCCGAAAAGGGCGACGGGCTCGACGAGCTGCGCCAGGCGATCGCCGAAACCGTCGGCATTGCCAGCTGGAAATAA
- a CDS encoding anti-sigma factor has product MTSPDKSKGDRSRDEVLAGEYVLGVLSLQDRRVVEERMRHDRTFAAIVSRWETNLSAFNDEYDGVAPSRETFKQIESRLFGNAEKPASFSQGLWNSAVFWRSLAFACIVVAVSAVIFASGVVPQPQGPTPLVAELSGQNNAINLHASYEIQSGRLKIVPVAAGKPEEKSLELWLVPGSGTPKSLGIFQPGESGELVIPADLRGNVADGATLAVSLEPFGGSPTGQVTGPVIASGTVRRP; this is encoded by the coding sequence ATGACATCGCCCGACAAAAGCAAGGGAGACCGCTCCCGAGACGAGGTTCTCGCCGGCGAATATGTGTTGGGCGTCCTGTCGCTGCAGGATCGCCGGGTGGTCGAAGAGCGCATGCGCCACGATCGCACCTTTGCGGCAATCGTCAGCCGCTGGGAAACCAATCTCTCCGCCTTCAACGACGAATATGACGGCGTGGCGCCAAGCCGTGAAACTTTCAAGCAGATCGAGTCGCGACTGTTCGGCAATGCCGAAAAGCCCGCATCCTTCTCGCAGGGGCTCTGGAATTCGGCGGTTTTCTGGCGCTCGCTGGCCTTTGCCTGCATCGTCGTCGCCGTCAGCGCCGTCATCTTCGCCTCCGGCGTCGTGCCGCAGCCGCAGGGGCCGACACCGCTGGTGGCCGAGCTTTCCGGCCAGAACAACGCCATCAATCTTCACGCCTCCTACGAGATCCAGAGCGGCCGGCTGAAGATCGTGCCCGTCGCGGCCGGCAAGCCGGAAGAAAAATCGCTGGAACTCTGGCTGGTGCCGGGCAGCGGCACGCCGAAATCCCTCGGCATCTTCCAGCCGGGCGAGAGCGGTGAACTCGTCATTCCCGCCGATCTGCGCGGCAATGTCGCCGATGGCGCAACCCTTGCCGTCAGCCTCGAACCTTTCGGCGGCTCGCCGACCGGACAGGTGACCGGCCCGGTGATTGCGAGCGGCACGGTGCGGCGGCCATGA